From one Triticum aestivum cultivar Chinese Spring chromosome 4B, IWGSC CS RefSeq v2.1, whole genome shotgun sequence genomic stretch:
- the LOC123090033 gene encoding glyceraldehyde-3-phosphate dehydrogenase 3, cytosolic: protein MVTHTSSNINQAQVLDLVAVRFDRIGRLVARVALQSLDVELVAVNDPFITTDYMWKHHEVKVKDSKTLLIGEKEVAMFGCSGNPEEIPWAAAGAEYVVESTGVFTDKDKVAAHIKGGAKKVIISAPSKDAPMFVCSVNEKEYKSDIDILSNASCTTNCLAPLAKVINDRFGIVEGLMTTVHAMTATRKTIDGPSSKYLRGGRAASFNIIPSSTCAAKAILFDLMEGYEGSQFKRSCAK, encoded by the exons ATGGTGACGCACACATCGAGCAACATCAACCAGGCACAGGTGCTGGATCTGGTCGCCGTTC GTTTCGACCGGATCGGCAGGCTTGTGGCCAGGGTTGCGCTCCAGAGCCTTGatgtcgagctcgtcgccgtcaacGACCCCTTCATCACCACCGACTACATG TGGAAGCACCATGAAGTTAAGGTGAAGGACTCCAAGACCCTTCTCATCGGTGAGAAGGAGGTTGCTATGTTTGGCTGCAG TGGGAACCCTGAGGAGATCCCATGGGCTGCTGCTGGTGCTGAGTACGTTGTTGAGTCCACCGGTGTTTTCACTGACAAGGACAAGGTTGCAGCTCACATTAAG GGTGGTGCCAAGAAGGTCATCATTTCTGCTCCCAGCAAGGATGCTCCCATGTTTGTCTGTAGTGTCAATGAGAAGGAATACAAATCTGACATCGACATTTTATCCAACGCTAGCTGCACCACTAACTGCCTTGCTCCTCTTGCTAAG GTTATCAATGACAGGTTTGGCATCGTTGAGGGTTTGATGACCACAGTTCATGCCATGACTG CAACCCGGAAGACTATTGATGGTCCTTCCAGCAAGTACTTGAGAGGTGGAAGGGCTGCCAGCTTCAACATCATTCCGAGCAGCACTTGTGCTGCAAAG GCTATTTTGTTTGATTTGATGGAGGGTTATGAAGGGAGCCAGTTCAAGAGATCATGTGCAA